In Gossypium raimondii isolate GPD5lz chromosome 12, ASM2569854v1, whole genome shotgun sequence, a single window of DNA contains:
- the LOC128035479 gene encoding uncharacterized protein LOC128035479: protein MLPTKANKPMGDTSKGKATDSFANRSRDIKCFKCLGRGHIASQCPNRNVMVVRANGEIESEEEELEDEPEIVSDNDEEVEHALDGELLIFKRSLSIQSIDDEQQRENIFHTRCQVQGKLCSVITGGGSCTNVASTLMVEKLNLPTTKHPTPYKLQWLNDGGELKVTKQVLVSFSIGKYSDEVLCDVVPMHAGHLLLGHPWQFDRRVMHDGYSNRYSFKHLRRNDFKDVFPNEVPSGLPPLCGIEHQIGFVPRAVILNRPAYRTNPEETKELQRQVNELMEKGYIQESLSPCAVPVLLVPKKDGTARMCRLSYRFVVSSEGLEVDSEKIKTIQEWPRLMSISQVRSFHGLASFYRRFVPNFSTLAAPLTSPIKKNSTFHWGKEQENSFNLIKNCLTKAPLLALPDFSKTFEIECDASGVGIGAVLTQDGRPIAYFSEKLNGAVLNYPVYDKEMYALIRALKTWQHYLWPKEFVIHSDHEALKHIKGQHKLNKRHAKWVEYLESFPYVIKYKKGKENIVADALSRRYTLLSYLDSKLLGFALLKDLYPADDDFGEMFVACESVAIDKFYRSDGFLFREGKLCVPRSSVRDLLVHEVHSGGLMGHFKLEKH, encoded by the exons ATGTTGCCTACCAAAGCAAACAAACCTATGGGCGATACGAGCAAAGGTAAGGCAACCGATTCATTTGCTAATCGTTCAAGagatattaagtgttttaagtgcCTTGGAAGGGGCCATATTGCAAGTCAATGTCCCAACCGCAACGTCATGGTGGTTCGTGCAAATGGAGAAATCGAATCAGAGGAGGAAGAACTTGAAGACGAGCCCGAAATCGTTTCTGACAACGATGAAGAAGTTGAACACGCTCTTGATGGAGAACTcctcatttttaaaagaagtctaaGTATCCAAAGCATCGACGATGAACAACAACGAGAGAACATCTTCCATACTCGTTGTCAAGTACAAGGAAAGCTATGTAGCGTCATCACCGGTGGAGGAAGTTGTACGAACGTGGCGAGCACTCTCATGgtggaaaaattaaatctacCGACCACCAAGCATCCAACCCCGTACAAACTTCAATGGCTCAACGATGGAGGAGAGTTAAAAGTGACAAAGCAAGTTCTAGTCTCCTTTTCCATTGGGAAATATTCCGATGAAGTGCTATgcgatgttgttccaatgcacgCGGGTCACTTGTTATTGGGCCATCCATGGCAATTCGATCGTCGAGTCATGCACGATGGTTACTCAAATCGATATTCTTTCAAACATCTGAGAAGAAAT GATTTCAAAGACGTTTTTCCGAATGAAGTGCCAAGTGGCTTGCCACCACTTTGTGGGATCGAGCACCAAATTGGTTTTGTGCCTAGAGCCGTTATTCTGAACCGACCAGCATACCGAACCAATCCTGAAgagaccaaagagcttcaacGTCAAGTTAACGAACTCATGGAAAAGGGCTACATTCAAGAAAGCCTTAGTCCATGTGCCGTACCGGTTTTGTTGGTGCCTAAGAAGGACGGAACGGCGCGCATGTGTCGATTGTCGTAcc GTTTTGTGGTTAGCTCGGAGGGCCTCGAAGTAGATAGCGAAAAGATTAAGACGATTCAAGAATGGCCGAGACTGATGAGCATAAGCCAAGTGCGAAGCTTCCATGGCCTAGCAAGTTTCTATAGGCGATTTGTACCTAACTTTAGCACGTTGGCCGCACCGTTGACAAGCCCTATCAAGAAGAATTCGACTTTTCATTGGGgcaaagaacaagaaaattcttttaatcttattaaaaattgtcTTACTAAAGCTCCATTATTAGCATTGCCTGATTTTTCTAAgacatttgaaattgagtgtgaTGCCTCAGGTGTTGGAATAGGTGCCGTGTTGACTCAGGATGGGAGACCGATCGCTTACTTTAGTGAAAAGTTGAATGGTGCTGTGCTAAACTACCCCGTTTATGACAAGGAGATGTATGCACTTATCCGCGCTCTCAAGacttggcaacattatttgtGGCCAAAGGAGTTCGTGATCCATTCGGATCATGAAGCATTAAAGCACATTAAAGGAcaacacaaattaaacaaacgTCATGCTAAGTGGGTGGAGTATTTGGAGTCATTTCCCTAtgtcattaaatataaaaagggtaaggaaaatATCGTAGCTGACGCTCTTTCAAGAAGGTATACCCTTTTGTCGTATTTGGATTCTAAACTGCTTGGTTTTGCattgttaaaagatttatatcctgctgatgatgattttggagaAATGTTTGTTGCTTGTGAAAGTGTTGCTATTGATAAGTTTTATAGGAGTGACGGATTTCTTTTTAGAGAAGGAAAATTATGTGTGCCGCGGAGTTCCGTACGAGACCTATTAGTACATGAGGTGCATAGCGGAGGCCTTATGGGCCATTTCAAATTGGAAAAACATTAG